The nucleotide sequence AATccataattaaaattaatcataTGACTCAATTTCTCCACCCTGTTGCTATGGGCAGATAGGTAATACTCCAAGatcaaaaggaaacagaaaatggggcagcaaggaggaaataaaagggTCCCTCAATTGCAAGGAAAATTTATAGCTAAGAGGGAAAAATCAGTGGTGCTTTGGGactttttttcatccattcaatCATAAAAGTCAGGTAATCTCTGCACAAAAGTATTCCCAGCATCATGAGTATTAGTGCAGTTCCTGTCCCTGGAGGGGAGCGTGCAGCTTTTTTTCTGGGAGACAGACAGTCCCTCCAGTCCCActtagaggaggaaggggaggatcCAGGTAGCCGACGGTCTCACAGTGTCCTAAATAACGGCTTCCCAGGGGCCCGGCAGACGCCCATCTCTGCGCTTTACTTCTCTCGCGCATATGAGGATGCGAAGGAGGTCCAGCTGAACCTGCTCCTGCCCTGGGGCAGCACTAAGTCCAAAGTGAGGTCTTTCTGTTCCTTCTCCGAGTCCACGGGCCGGTAGCCCAGCACCCGAAGGGCCCCGGCGCACAGCTCTTGAACGCGGTGGATCTTGGGGAAGGGCAGGGCGTGGCGCCAGGCCTGGGAGACGTTGAGGGCGTCTCGGGAGGTGATCTTGAAGGCCTCCTTAAGCTGGCCGGGCCCCTGGCCGTGGGTGATGTTATAGATCCAGCCCTCCAGCTGGGGCGTGATGCGCAGCCCCGCAAAGTCGTACATCCCCCGGATCTCGGTCAGTGGGTCGCGCACCAAGTCTTCGAAGCGCACCAGACGGTAGCGACCCTGCAGAAAGGGCGGGGGCTTCTGCATGGCCACCTCCGTGATGCGAACGTGGCTCCGGCACACCTCCTGCACCACCCGCAGGCCCGGATCGGCCTCCACCCACGTCCCGTTGGTGCCCAGCACGATGCCGTTGTCCCGGGCCAGCGCCTTGGCCGACTGTTCGCGAGACTTGAGCACGGCGCGCGGGTCCCGCACCAGGTGGATGATGCGCAGGTTGAGGGAGGGGTCGGTGAGCAGCGGGTAGAGGACCTGCAGGTTGAAGAAGCGCACCTCCTTGAGCACCACGTGGCTGTAGGAGCGGCAGGCCTTGGCCACCGCCCAGAAGGGCTGCTGCGCGCACTGGGTCTTGCAGGCTGCCTCGCTGCTGATGTCCTCCCTCCGGAAGGCGCTGCACGCCGGCGGCGAGCACAGGGCTCGACTGACGGCCCACTGGAAGAGGTCGGACAGGGTTCGGTACCAGGGCAGGTAGGCGTTGAAGACGTTCATGTCGCAGAGGAAGACCGAGCGCACCAGGTCGCGGACGGCCATGTGGAGCACCTCGGCGTTGCTCTGGGAGAGGGTCACCCACACGTGCCAGGCCGGCTCCATCAGGTAGAAGACGTCGGGGTGCTGGCTGAAGAGCTGCCCCACGAACGAGGAGCCCGAGCGCCAAGAGGACAGGATCAGCACGTGGACTTGGGCCGGCTTCTCCCGGAGGGAGGGCAGCAGGTGGTTGTGGTGCATGTACAGGTAGAGCAGGAGCCCCGTCTGCACCGTGAAGAGCACAGCCATGGTGGTGCTGGAAATGCGCAGCCACGCCATGGCGGAGGGTCGGGAGGACCGCAGGCTCCGCTGGGCTACGGAAGACGTCAGGGGTAGTCAGCATCCACCGGCATTCACCACCTTTCCCAATCCCCAGCCCAGCCCTTTGGGGAAGCTTAGAAGCAATCCATCCCCTCGGGCCACCCGGCACCTTGGCACTAGCCTTCGCCCCCTTTTCCCCTCCGGCATTTGGAGGCAAACTTAGCTGCCTATTTGCCCAGCCCTACCCAGTAAAAAGGATTATTTATACTGTAAGTACAGCTAGTATATATAGTACGTTCTAGCCTATTATACTAGACGCTGTACTGTTAGCAAAGAAAACATTTGTATAGAGAGGGCCGGATAATTCATAACTGCACTTAATTAATCAGGAAGAAAGCGAATGCCTTTTTAAGAGGAGAGACTAAGGCCCAGAAAAGCACCCCAAGAATGATACCTGAGGAAGTATTAGGGATAAGCGGAGTATAAATTGTCCACGATCAAAGAAATGCATATTTGACTCTCCTACCTCAGAAGGGTTTTGGGCATGGAAAtgacacttttttttattattttataataataactttattaGTTTAGTTGAATAGAATTCATTAGGTCTACAAAAATGAATGACTGAGTTGGACTAACAGAAGGGACTGAgtttttcaattaatttcaaCTCTGAGCAAAATAGCAAAGGGGAAAGGGATTCCTGATCTCCTTCTAGCATGCTGAGGGCCATACTATCACCATGTCCCACAGGTCCAATTACTGTATCTCAATCTCCTACCGGTACATTCTGGCTTAGGCTCTCAGGCTCCCTTCTGCCCTTTCTATCAGACTACCTAATAAGGAATTTCAGTCCTGGTtcctcagtgaatagagagagtactgggcttggaatcaggaagatctgatgtaaatccagcctcagataactTGCTAGCTGTGTAGTCCTGGAGAAATCACTTCACCTGTTTCCTGTGGTTTCactgaggacaaaatgagatacttgtaaagCCTTTTGGAAACCTTCAAGTGATAGATAAATGCTGTTGTTATTAATAGAAGTTATTCTCATATGGGATGAAACCAATAGTCTGGTTAGCCCAGTTCCAAAACATTGTGGATTATTTTAGTAATCCATTTTGTTCAGGGAGGgcacagctaggtgacacagtggatagagcccctgGCCAGTgtgggagatgggaggtccttggttcaaatctggcctcagacacttcctagctatatgaccctgggcaagtcacttaaccccatttacctagctcttgcccttctgtcttagagttgttgttAAGACAAAAAgtatagcatttttttaaaactcttaccttccatcttagactcaataccatatattgactccaaggtagaaTGGCAGTAAGGGCATAAGGGAAAAGCACTGGAGATTAAGTGAATTActctgggtcacaaagctaggaagtatctgaggccagatttgaatgcaggctatcctctctctgagcctggcttacaatccactgagtcacctaactgacCCACAGGttataggtttaaaaaataaattaatccatTTTAGAATATTAATCCATGAATTTACCTAAAACTTCCTTGAATCCATTTATCTTTAATTTCTGCTACCATTTTGTGATCTGTGTCATTGAAGAGATGGCTATGACAATTAGATGATGGATAataatactggttccaaggcagaagagcagtaagggctaggcaattggagttaagtggcttgtccagggtcacatagctaggatgtatctgagaccagatttgaactcatgacctccctactccaggcctggctctctattcactgagccacctagacaCCCTGAGCCTCTGTTTTAATagtgaatcaaatgaaataacatgcaAAGTTCTTTACAGACCTCAAAGCACTACATAGATACTGGATATCTTATGATTATAATAGTGATcctgtattttaaaaatcttccaaacATGCTATGCTCATTCCAAAGTCCTCGTTCTCATACCGTTcctgccttctctcctctctagatTCTTTCTGCCTTTCAGGTATCAATCCATGTCTCGCCTAATCCAGGAAACCCTCTCAGACCATTGCAACCCACTATGaagcattattttctcctttacaaagatctcattttGGGACATAATCATATTATCTTACATTGTTAGCTTTCCCAATCAGCCAGTAAACTTTGGAGCAGGTGCTGCGTCATCCTTTCCATCTACCAAAGTACCTAACACAGAACTAGGTATGAAGTggatgttcaataaatatttgctttgtCATCATTCCACCAACATTGCTCTCTCCAAATGATCTTAGCtgccaaatccagtggtcttttctcaatcctcattctctgtgacctctctgcagtctttgacactGCTGATCATGTTCTCCTCCTTgatatattcttttctctgttgttttttttgggACACTACcttctggttctcctcttacctatCCACCTGCTCCTTCTGTATCCTTTGCAAGATCCTCATCCATGACATACCCATTAACTGTAGGTACCGAATAGGGTTCTGTCCTGGGATCTTTTCTCCTGCTATACTccttcacttggtgatttcattaattcccatagatttaattaccatctctgtgatgattcccaaatctgtCTTTCCCAAGCAAGGCTCACATCTCTAACAgtctttcagatatcttgaactagatgtccaatagacatcttaaacttaacaagtgtaaaactgaactcattaactttccccttaaaccctccctagctcctactttccctattACTTTCGAGAGCAACCCCATCTTCCCAATCCCTCAGGATCACAACCTATGTGCTGTCCACAACTCTTTACTATCTCTCACCCCCATATGCAGTTTGGTTGATTTCAAgcttgttgatttcacctttacaatatttaaaagagaaccccttctcttttctgactTTAAGTAAGAAATATAAGTGGGCAAAGTAATCAGCCCTGCAAAACAAAAAGCTTGTTGGGTTATAGAATTTAAAATGAGTATTCCATGCCCAGATGACCAGCAGAGTTGATTGTTCGAATATGATTAATGTTATTGATTAATAAATCATCTCACATAAACATTAGGGAAGTAATCCAAGAGCCCCTGATATGCTAAGTAGGCAGCTTGACTTAATCCTGATCTGGTAGAAAGATAACCAAAGCAACCAGAGACAATGGTAAAAGCAGGAATTTATGGATGAGCCAGAAGTGATGTAAGAACTTATAGATGGAGTCTATGTGAAGGAGGAATTTTTAGATGGGCTAAAGGCAATGGAAGGGATGGAAATCACTCCTATGGAAATTCAAGGTCCCTCTCAAAATGTAAAATTTACCAGGTATTGCAACCCTTATATAAAGTGACTagggaaaaatatgagttttcttggGGACttgatgatgaaaataaagaCTTTGAAGATGCTAGAAGCCACAATACAAACTGCTTTAGATTTGCAGCCCATGCAAGATGGATCAGTTTAGGATAATTATGCCACCTGGAGTTTATGGCAGAAATACCAGGGCAGGAATGTTCCCTTTGGATTTTGGTCAAAGAAACTTATTTTCTGCTAGTTCCTTTTGAACAATGACTAGCTACATATTGGACCTTAGTAGAAGCTGAACAATTGACTTTAAATCATGAGGCCAGGTATCCCCATAATGTCATGGATCATGGGGACTCTAGTCTCTCACAAACTTGGGGGTGCTCAAGAAACTAgcattataaaatggaaatggtatATTCAACATAGAGTAAAACCAGGCAAAATAGGTATTTCAACTTTATAAGAAAAGGTAGCCTCCATTGATCCAATAAATAACGTTTTAGATCCCAAATAAATCCAGACATAAATTCTCATGTGCAATGGAATAAGGGATATATACTAGCCTTAatgttcataattttttaaaaaatgcttggtTTATGGATGGAATCGCTAAATATGTCAGACAAATTTGACACTGAAAGGCCATGTCATACTCCTCACACTGTCACCTTAGAAAGTACTTGGATAAGGGGgaagctgagtgactcagtggattgagagccaggcctagagatgggaggtcctaggttcaaatctgacctcggacacatcctagctgtgtgaccctggacaagtcacttgacccccattgcctagcccttaccactcttctgccttggagccaatacacagtattgactctaagatgtaaggtaagggtttaaaaaaaaagtaagtactTGGATAGGAAGTAGTTAGCTAGCAAAATTAGTAGCTGTACATCAAGctattaaagaaaaacaagagaaacaatgCCATCTTTTCACTGATTTATGGACAGTGGCGAATGGATTAACTACTTTAATGCCAATatggaaaaatcagaaaatgggAGATTGATGGTTGAGAAATTTGGGGTAAACCTTTGTGGGAGGAAATCTGGGAAATGTCTTTAAATACTAACATATCAGTTTTTCATGTAGATGCTCATGTGCAGATCGACACTGAAGAAAGTAAGTACAATGCTTATGTGGACCAACTAGTAAAACTAGCCAGTGCCAAGAATAATACTGATCCTACCACTGATACAGAAGAAGAGTCAGTACTGACCATGTACATCCCTGCCCTGAATTAAAGAGAAAACACCTGGGGCGTGGAAGGCAGTAAGATTCTCTTTGTATCAGTATTTGAGTCTAGGTACCCAGATGGCTCTGAGAAATGGGAAAACCAACCTTTCCTGTCCATAGGGTCTATGTAACAGGGTGATGTTACAGTCCTGTCTTGCTTTGGGGGTGGAGAAGAGACTGCTACTTTAGAGTACTGTATTAGGAAGCACAATGATGGtcttaaataaaatctaattagcCTAGTCTTGGAATTAGTTCTCATCTGTGATTCATCCTTCTAACAACCTGACAGGTCAGGCCAGCTGCCCATTTCTACATGGTCCAGTGGGGCTCCTACCCAGGTGTTCCCAGTCTCCTGGAAACACATCAAAAGAACTCCTGAACCTTGTGCCAGTTACGAATGAGGAATGAGTTCACACACAAAAGTCTAGCTGGGAAAGGATCCTCATTTCTCAAGTTGAGGACTTTGGTCTGCCCCAgccttccagctctgcctcccACAGAGCTCCTGTTCTTATAAACTCAGACCTGGATTCTTGTCTTGGACAaaccactaactagctgtgttgGGACCTGGAGAGAAGGAACTAATTTCATtttcctgggccttagtttttctgtctgtaaaatgagggggatggactaaatggcttccaagattccttccagtaTCTGCATTTCCAGTGCCTGGTTCAGAGGAGGCACCCACTAACTCTTGAATGGGAGGCCAGCTCTGACATTATAGAATGGCCAGTGGCCATTAAGACATAGAAGTGGGCTTCCATAATTCTAGGAACCAGAATATCATCAAATCCTAGCGTTCTCCTCTAGCTAGTCTCCATAattgttccttctctttccccaactGAAATGGCTTCAGGGAAGGCAACTCCCGGCTCCTCATCCCAGGATCTGCAATTTTCCCCTCAGCCAAGGATGCCGCGTCATCCTGAGCCCCCTGCAGGCTAAGAGGATCCCAGGAATAAGGGCTTAGAGGGGGAAAACTGGGGCATTTTCCACAGCTCAGGGATAAAGGGGAGCCTAGAGGGGAGCCTGGCGCTGAGCATCTCGTAGGCACAGGGAATGAAGAGGAGCCAGAGAGGAGAAATAGAGGACCCTGGCTGTTACCCAGGTAAGAAACAGGGCCTGACACTTAGAGGGGGGCAGAAAAAGAAATCCCAGGATGCCCGAGGCACCAGAAGAGAAGCGAACCTGGGACTGTGGAGGGAGAGGCGCTGAGGCACAAGGAGCCAAGGGAGAGCCACCCAGGGAGATGAGTGTGGGCTAAGGGAGGGCACTTAAATGCTTAGTGAATTGAACCTGGGAGAGGGGCGGTAGCATCCTCGGGCTCAATGGGATCCCGATCACCAAAAGAAGCCCATCTTTGCCCTCCTGAAGGAAGCGGGCTGACGCTTCTGCTGGGTGAGTGATGGGCGCTCCGGAGCCCTCTCCGCCTCCTCGCTCCCGGTGCCCGGGACTGCAGCCCACCCGCTACCCGACTGGTCCCACCGTACCTGCTCGCCTCTGCCTTCCCTTGCCGGGGGCCGCGGCTCCTTCTCTGCTGCGGAGCTAGCACAATGAGTGGCTTTCAGACGTGGCCGCAGCGCCGGCCCGCCCGCCcggagaggaagggacaggaggGAAGAGAGTCCGAACCCCTCCCCTCCCGCGCCTGCCCGCTGCAAGGGTGGAGGGTAGGGGGTGGTACTAGGTCCGGGgcagggaggggacaagggtgcCGACGTGCTATCCTGCCCACCTCCCTCTTCTTAGGATGGATCCAAGACCCCAGAGATCACCTAAACCAAATTTGTagatttgaggaaactgaggctgagaaaggaaaaagtgaTTAGCCTACTGTAGCGAATAGCGGAGCCAGACATGGCTCAAAATCCAAGGCTTTTACTACTAGAATATggaaatggggagggagaggCCAGTGGCCACTAAGATGTGGGCTGGGGGCAAGGGGGAGGTTCTGAAGATGAATTACATGagattcctttcctccttccatctCGGCTCGCTTACTTAGTAAAGCTGCACCCCTGGAAACAAAATTCTGCTCGTCTGCTCTGATGCCAAAGGTCCCTTAGCCTCTTCTGCacgtttccccatctgtgaaatgagggagtcGGGCTTCTCCAAAATCCCATTCCTAATTTGGCATTCTATGCTCCCAAGGAGAAGGGAGCTTAGGATTTTAGAGATGGAGGGGACCTTCCAGGCAATCCAGCTCAATTCCTTCATCTTacacaggtaaggaaactgggGACCAGAAAGATGTATGTGGCTTGCTTAGATGACGCTGGCTTGTACCATTCTTCCAGAGAACCTGCTGTCTTATGGGGGAGCTCAATGCCAAATAGCAGAGCACTCCAACACTATCATACCTCAGCAAGGGAAGGGATAGCTGTGGACAGGTTAGCAAGTCAATTGGAGAGCACAAAAGGCCCTTGTGAATGAAAT is from Gracilinanus agilis isolate LMUSP501 chromosome 2, AgileGrace, whole genome shotgun sequence and encodes:
- the LOC123234571 gene encoding carbohydrate sulfotransferase 6-like; this translates as MAWLRISSTTMAVLFTVQTGLLLYLYMHHNHLLPSLREKPAQVHVLILSSWRSGSSFVGQLFSQHPDVFYLMEPAWHVWVTLSQSNAEVLHMAVRDLVRSVFLCDMNVFNAYLPWYRTLSDLFQWAVSRALCSPPACSAFRREDISSEAACKTQCAQQPFWAVAKACRSYSHVVLKEVRFFNLQVLYPLLTDPSLNLRIIHLVRDPRAVLKSREQSAKALARDNGIVLGTNGTWVEADPGLRVVQEVCRSHVRITEVAMQKPPPFLQGRYRLVRFEDLVRDPLTEIRGMYDFAGLRITPQLEGWIYNITHGQGPGQLKEAFKITSRDALNVSQAWRHALPFPKIHRVQELCAGALRVLGYRPVDSEKEQKDLTLDLVLPQGRSRFSWTSFASSYAREK